In Silene latifolia isolate original U9 population chromosome 6, ASM4854445v1, whole genome shotgun sequence, the genomic window CTCAATACTTGATCTTCTTGTGGTTTGACCTCGACTAATTTACTACATTTGTTAGTTGAGAATTTGTTTGattgggggagtgcgacaaacccgCTATCAAAATGGTGTCGTTGCCGGCGAGACCAACGGATTGATATTTGTTGAGTCTTAGATTTGTTAGGCTACGTTTTTGTTACTTGTTACGTGTGATTAGATGACAATATTCTACTTTTCACAATTTTAACATGAATCATTGCATGTTGGAATAGACTTGAGTCTTATATTTATCAATATGATTCTGATGTTGAAATATGGGAATTTTGTCATATGATCTATAATGGTGTCTTTGTTGAGGTTAGGGGTATGATTGAGGAAAATTGTGATGGGATGTTTAATTTATGCCATATGATGAAAGGTGGGAGCTTCTTAAATATTTGGCTAATAATTCTTGTGAGTCGGAGATGGCCTTCCAAAATGAAATGAATGATCCTTATCATGTTGCCCTTTCCTCCTTGGatatgattttaatgcttgtcaTTCTTATGCATCAACGCCCTTTGTGAACATGAATGTGATGAatgatattaataatgatatGCATGATATTCCCGCTCATCATTCTTCCCCTCTTCCCATGAATACATGTAATATGCAATCTGTTTCATCAAGTTGTGAACCATGTGGTGATTATGAAAATAACTATGGTGCATGCCCTTCTTATGTTCCATAAATCTCCATGGATGCTTATGTGGTAAATGATGTTAAGGATGTTCATATCTTTTATTCTTCTTGTGAACCACCTCACCCTATTCCAAGAGAGGCTTCACATCCCTTATCCCAACCTACACCCTCTTTTTCAAATGAAGTGTCACCAAATCATGATTCTGAGTTGGAAAGAGTAaaatttggtgatgatgatgtgtGGTTGAATGAATCAAATAGCCTTCTTAGTGAGAACTTTGAGGATCTTGGTGAGGAGCTTGTGGGTGTTAGTGAGGATGTTGTGGAGATGGAGGAAAGTGAGGATGTCTTGGAGGAGAGGCTTGAGATTGAGGTGGAGAGACCTTTTGAGCAAGTTGAGGTTGAGACCCCCTTTTTTGAAGTGAGCTTTATACCCCTTTCGAGGATGTACACACTACCTCCACCACTACCTTAGCCACACCCATTGATGAAGAGGATGTTCTCTTTGAGGATTATGATACAAAGAGTGATGAAGAGAGCATCATAGGTGAAGAATTGAAGGTCAAATGGGATGACGAGCCTCTTGGTGAAGAAGTCTTATTGGAAGAATGggattttgagtttgatttgatcGAGGAGCCTATCTTTAAGAGATTTGATGCTCCCGTTCTTATTATTGATGAACGCCTTAAACTCGTTGATTTCATAGACTTCATTTCTCTTGACCCTTTGTTGGAGGTGATGTACGTTGAGTATGAGAGTGTAAGGTTTGATAGTGAAAGGGATTGTGAGGTGTATCCTCTTGGTGAGCCTATctttgagaaatttgaggtacTTTTTTGTGGTGAGGATGAACTCCTTATAGCCACCGATGACCTTGACCTCATTTCTTATGCCCCTTTACTTGAAATAATGTTTGTTGATGAGGAGTATGATGCTCCTTTACTTGACAAAGCTTGCATGGGTGAGTTTGTTGAACCCCCCCCCCCTACATTTGATGATTGTGATGCTTTCCCCTCCCTTTTGGAAAAATTTGTGTTTGGTATGAAAGGGTAGAAAGATGAAGAAGAGAAGGGCAAGGAGGATAAGGGAGTCTCCTATGTTCTTGATTGTTGGTGAGCCGAAGTCGTATGCTCCCAAAAATAAGTAATAAAGTCCTATTACCTTAACTATATAGTAGAGGTATAAGTCGGGTGTCGAACCATAGGGAAAGCGATGTAATTAATGTGTTACAAGTAAAGAGTACAAGTAACAATAATAGGGGGGTCTGTTGATTGAATAAGCTAATGACTAATAAGACAAAGTAATAAAGATGATTAATTCAGATGACTAAAGGTCTAGGGTCAACAAACATACACTTATCAACAAACTAATTGTTCTTCGATTGTCTTTAATTCAATTACTCTCAAGTACTTCATTGTTGAAATACAAGTTTTCCCTACCTCTTAAGTTTAGTCAACTAACTCGAAACAAGATATTAGAAGACCCTAACTATTGAATAATCTAAGCCAAGCGTCTAGATTTAAtccaacaacaacattaacaattcaaggaagcaataaagataacgatctttaacacacgCGATTAACGATTCGAATTATATGTTTAGCCTCTACTTCGTCCTAATAACGATGAAACGCATACAAATTATTAGGGTAAAGTTTACTACTTTAGTATAGATTAATTGAACAATTatggattcaatttctaaacATGCAATACATTAAAGTAAACAATTACTAATTGATGAGATTCGCTAAAAGAAAAAATAATCCTAAAATATGAGCAAGAGACATAAATAATACTtgagaaataaaagagagaaagaacaatctcacaattaattagtCACAATAGCTTCCATCTGTCGATCCAAGAAAGAGGGGATTAGTTCCTCATATTTCTAAGTAAAAGTAATCAGGGTTCAAGAGAGTTCTTCCCCAAATTACACTTATTGAATTAATAATATGATTTATAATATAAACTTAatacctaacctaataataataactaataagtaaaaataatcataaaactgAAATTAGGAAACATATAAATAACATACGAAACAACTCCCTCTGACTGCTGCAACACGGGCTACATGCGTGTAGTGATACGCTACTCGCAGACACTACTGTACTGATGCTCcatgtttcttcttcttttcttcgttGGACTTTGGTCGTGGATGTTTtatactcgtcgtcaaaagttacctaaccaaaacaatatttataactttacaaactactcttagtaaagaggcaagtaaaggtcggatcccaagggacgggtattgatgtaagattttcaattgcaaatggttgtgtctaggggtgtcacaatttagattgagataggagatcaactaaactaatcaacaatgtgaataaagtaatgaaaagaagcaagatgattaaaatgagatgtaaaaaattgattaaaagtactagggtgtcatagtttcataggggattcatgggatttgatcataaaaacgtgttctctactagatgcaagcaattattgttgtgatgggatcgagttagtgtatatcttataatccctaagaaggtttgggtctcggagccgaatcgattagactgtacaacacccccaagtcgacttaatccttcctatccaactatatgcatggtctaatgagactcgagttggtttatgtcttaccagtctcattgaaaaggtaagtgatgggaaaaaaatgcaaggattcataggttctcatttcatcaaacataacatgtgcataagttagaatcacaacaagcaaccaaattaattatgaaaacatattagattaagcatgaatcaatccccatgttggtttcccctaattccccattaaccctagttaaggaaactactcactcattatcaatttTAACATGCTAACACGGTTGTCAATCATAGTatcaaggcaaaacatgatgaacaaatgaaaatgatttaaaaaaaattaaaaaggattaagagagaattatacctatagagatgattccaaataataaagcaaataataatagaagtgcttgatgattgatggaaggttgtcaatcctccaattaaaccccaaataatcttctaattacccaaaataaattatgaacaatagagaaattaaggaaagattaagaaatgagatttgtattaatgctagattaagagttgattagaAGATTAAGATAACATTAAGATTGGATTAAGACAAGATTAAGATaggatgctaatctaggtagtacaaaggggtatttatactaaagattaggtacaaagattagaattactaagggcttaaatgactattaagacccttaagaaaatttgaggaacttctcctctccaaggagatgtgaatctccgttttgctagtcccgcgaagatatgctcgtcccgagcgtctaagATGCTGGCACTGTGgttcctgtaagaagatccgagcggatcatggaGGAGACGCtgaggcttcaagacgagcgtcttgctgacaggacgctcggattgctgggcaggGAGATGCTCGGATTGgcagcaatccgctcggattgtgagtCGGGAACTTCTCTTCTCTTCTTCCTTCAACAATCCGcagggatcttgttgaggatgcaaggatcctttcatcattgtccaatctactttattatctacataggccttctagtatcgtcttccctttgatacttagtcattgaatgcgatcaatttagctccgtttcgccatgaaaatacaaggtttgcactcctctcctaccaaggaaacaaaacctcaaagaatatgcaaaatggtaaactaaagatagtaaatgacctaattatgcactataaagcataggaacgaggctaattcggggacttaatgtgctcaaatatgaatcacatcaaatatccccaaacccaacctttgctcgtcccgagtaaagaggtgacaaaaactaggacccttattcaaactaacctactaatatagccgatgtgagacaattagcaaGTCTCACTCCGCtctttcaactcacaacaagacaaccatgaggtaggatgccttcttgcaaggcaaggtggggcttgccaaaatggtgatacatcgaagcattaaagcacacaaaacaagtagcggatgcatctacaaaaatgaatagcattctcctcatctaagtggcgggaattatctaaaggggaagaaatctaagggtacacattccattatagatacgatttcttcaaactactaagcctagaaggataccaataaatcacctccaagttgtttcaagctagggtacctttgtcctcaattgttaaatgtttTCGTAAAGAGTAGAatccctatgatgttagaaatactggaggatcgcggaattccccttcttgcccagacaagaagaagggtcgtcccctctctaccatgcacaaaagtggatacgatggaaaagggatcaatagaatttgagtttcatgtgggagtttgctttttgttgttgtttttctccccaatttgtggcatttgacattttgagaacactttcttttgccatttctttgatgtttggcattttcaacacttgacaatttttcaactttttcttgcattttgtttttgaacattttgaaagtcaccccatttgtagtgagggtgcttatatttgaagcataggagttttcatttttgttactcctcttttcttttgatgcaattgcaaactttcttgacttttcatttcaatttttgaactcaaattttgaacaatttttgtgcccattccctttgatgacaaaatgtggtagaatatggatgatggttgcatggtttcaagggtcaccttgaaaTAAATGGCagtcaaggagttatcacaccacaaggtactcttgactaggcattaatccatgggtcaaaggatactagcatgacacatcctagggtgttttactagtattctaacaagcaaagtcttaagaagaaaaagtatctacaagggctttatatacacttatcaagcttcccaaatagacggtttcacaaaatttttcctaagtGCAACTACACGcgatgatgcaactaacatttatacatcctaatgcatatgcttctaccaactagtatgccaaataatctaaatgcaatcctataatcacattgtttgtaccgcatcaatcaaaataaagccacataatcattaacataaagaggaaaaaggagattggaaagattataccatgcggtcttctatatcctcatgtctcggatgtggcgtagtcgatcagtGTAAAAAAGGATGTACaagcacaatatatacaaacacaatatatatacaagactatactataaaagaaatgaacatgtttttgggattttgcatttttcaattttttatggtttttatgattatgaaataaaaaaaatgtttttggatttttcaatttttttcaatttttatcatttttttttataagttgatacgtgcattttatatagtctttttagcctattttatgcacgtatttctatgctttcatcgtggttttatgctacgaaatgccccgaatatgctactttggtttgttttgtcttatttgcaggaatgaacccaaaagtagtgaaatcaagccttttaccgttcgtttagcatgcatttggaggaagagtgaatttagagcgggaatgaagctattttgagatgcgcaaagaagaaagatagctaggcgagcaaaggaagaacttcaaattgctagtgcatactttggagagccatatctcgggttctacaacagatattcaggtgattctaattggagatgaaagtttgtccttttagctttccaattccaccggaatcaccctgtttgcctaagtaacgaagaaatggcagccgtttgaagttcagtgcgcaaagcaggaaactgtcgctggaaagtactcgatcgagtagaattttgctcgatcgagtcctttttctactcgatcgactagttgcacctattgagttactcgatcgagtggttatttcactcgatcgagtggtttaagcttgagttgctcgatcgagtggttttaaatcactcgatcgagtggatttcgctatgggctgggctttttacttaattttcgtcattaggtttaactatactcctattttcttataaataggagttaggacgtgagtattagggggcttctcctctctaattattTTCCTaaacactgttacttttgttcttccctatttccggattaatttcagtaacatttctcttcccttttattcttcctcgttcctttattgcttttattgtttctttattatttagttatcatgtcttatgttattagattagcaattgctagtgtagtatcccgagccatgcgtagctaattccatagtatgttaggattagggaagccgtggtagcatgttttaattgacttgaatagattagtcttgcgataagaattgtattaggcaatttaattgttatcaggtcgaatgaatgcatgcaggagaccaataaatctagttaaccccgacctggatcgaataattggaagggaaggcttgcttagttacaatagggtattgtagtgaggtcgaaagttaagctatttacgctctagggcggtttaaggaccgaaaggtgacgaccatagctcttcttatcaatagtctaatcgcctcagtattcccgatagtatagctgccacggtagaccgactcctagcatattcccttctcttagTGTTAATTTCTTGCATTCCTTTACCTCTTGCCTTAGCCTCATTAGTTTAgtcatcaatcaaaacccccattagtgacattggACAGATaggatagacaagtagatagtacaccgcctccctgtggagatcgatcctacttaccgctgacttctgttagtagtaatctaggtatttatttttggtacgaaacgacagtatcaaattttggcgccgttgccgaggaggcaatctatttatttatttgtttaattttatctgtttgtaGCCTCTGGGGATTttttccttgaggccgttttaatcttttgtttagtgctgttttgataggccttacaggtactacctagacagttctaggtgaaagaccgtcaaagggaaggcttgagtacctttgacccatcaccaatgTCCTATTATATGGAGCAGTAGGTGATTTATCGGGAGATGTGGTGTGCTTTGGGCATAATGCGTTCTTTGTTTGGcagagaatgacgaagtttacgcaTTCAGGCAGCATAGTCAAgttagtcaagcagctgtagttgtgccgccacatccaccctatcaatggccaccgcaacaagatcctcgtgatatacagaaaaaggaaattgcggagctgaaatctttagtgGAGGAATATGATAGACGATTTTTCGCGCACATTGACGAAATCAAGTCCGGAATAGCTCAGTTAACAGCTGAGTCGGATGgtaggcaaccagaagaggtgtacttgaccaagagcggtttttcccatgaagaacccgtgttgcccaatgctgagaatGATTTCTATATCTCGGATGACGAATTCCTATCGTATTTCCAGAATTTGTGCGAAGATTTCAATCCTGTCCAggaaatagcactcgatcgagtgacttatattagtcgatcgagtgaaatttcagaagaatcagtcgatcgagcagttcaaatcactcgatcgagtgaaaatcaagaggaaagtgctcgatcgagtaataactctactcgatcgagtgagttggccattgggagctatgattcgtcatatgggtttgatttagatgacgattttgacgatgataacggttacggtgaatcccccttattcaaagccgagttagatgcacttgaggctgagatttacgggacgaattccactgagggcgacgaaaggacagctgagtcggtatttgctcctagaacggatgaggtattacattcttttgtcagtgattccattgttgagagcaacctacctgaggtaattagcggtaGTTTTTTTTTTAGGGAAAGTAAGTGTATATATTAATAAAATCCCATCATACAAGAGTTAACTAGAGATTATCAACCTCTCTAGGTAAATACAATTTGGACACACATTTGCTAACCACTCCCTAGTTACATTAGTTCCTATAACAAGGGTTCTACCTCTCAAATTCATTAACAAGCACTCCTTCACCTGTTTTATCAAAACAACAGGGAAAGGGAGCCCATACAATAACCTGCATCTATTCCTTGCATACCAAATGAGATACATAAGATGAGCTACAGCAGCGGCCACCACTTGTTTCTTCAAAACTGAACGTTCCCTGAGCCTAATCCACCAATCAATAATGCCATTCAAAGGAATGCTGACTTGCAGCCATTCCTCCAGCAATCTCAGACACCTCTGACTATAAGAGCACTGAAAAAAAAAGTGTTCAATACTCTCTTCCTCTGTGTCACATAACAAACACCTATTTCTTGTAGcaatcatcatcttcattagcctatCCTGGGTTAGTAATCTCTTATGAGCTACCAGCCATATAAAGAAAGCATGTTTAGGCACAATCAACCTGTTCCTAGTCCAGTGGTGCCACCTGACATCAACACCATCATCAACTAGCCAATTATATCCCATCTTGACAGTATAATCACAGTTAGACTGTCTCCATTGCTCCTCAAACATCCATGGCTTGACTTGATTTTTAACAGCACAAATCCTGCGCCAAGACCAACTTGTAGAGATAGAAGGTTCATAATCAATCCAAGCTGAATGTTTAATATAAATAGAGTGCACCCATTTAACCCATAGATGGTCAGTCTTCTGCTCAATCCACCACACGTATTTACCCATCAGGGCAATATTCCAT contains:
- the LOC141588292 gene encoding uncharacterized protein LOC141588292, producing MKVDLQKAYDSIEWSFLKDMLCALNFPPLSIKLIMSCVSSPSFSLALNGEVFGFFKGQRGLRQGDPLSPLLFTICLEYLSRLLGVLDRYKYFKYHPLCSKMKLTHLCFADDLLMFSRGDIQSVTLMLRAFETFSISSGLKMNNGKSNFYTNGISEAIVSSIESASGMKRGGIPFRYLGVKIAPKRLGILDCQSLVDKENKETHALVSWKQVCKPRRKGGLGLKNLQLWNIALMGKYVWWIEQKTDHLWVKWVHSIYIKHSAWIDYEPSISTSWSWRRICAVKNQVKPWMFEEQWRQSNCDYTVKMGYNWLVDDGVDVRWHHWTRNRLIVPKHAFFIWLVAHKRLLTQDRLMKMMIATRNRCLLCDTEEESIEHFFFQCSYSQRCLRLLEEWLQVSIPLNGIIDWWIRLRERSVLKKQVVAAAVAHLMYLIWYARNRCRLLYGLPFPVVLIKQVKECLLMNLRGRTLVIGTNVTREWLANVCPNCIYLERLIISS